TCCTCCTTGTCAAAGTTCTTTCCAAGAGCTATaaggtgatttacaatatgGGTAAAACATTTCTAGACATCATAGATATTCTCTCCAACCTTCATCTGAAACATTTTGTACTCTTGGACTAAAGAATTTTTCCTGGCCCTCCTTACTTCATTTGTTCCTTCGTGAGTGGCCACTAGGACATCCCACATCTCTTTTGCTGAAGTGCAGTTTTATATCCTGAAGAATTCATCCATAGTTAGTGTCGAGGAAATGACATTTTTTGCTTTCATATCATAATGTGCTCTTTTTCTCTCGTTCATATTCCATTCTGTAAAGTTCTTGATCACAACTTTGCCATCAACCACTTTAGTAGGCTCATATGGACCATTTACAATTGCATCCCATACACCTTTATCAACCGATTCCAAGAAaatcttcattttaattttctaaaagggATAATTTTCTCCTGCAAACAAAGGTAGTCTATTTGTGGAAACACCTTCTccaaatatttaagaaatacaaGCCATAGGATCagcttaatcgattatactgaaaacctaattgattaaaatttaaataaaattcgaATTCGCAATTCTAATACAAATTGTAGAAATAAGTAGGCAAGTGtcttaacccaaaaaaaaatagataacaaaaaaatacaaaaaaaatgtcaatataCAGTATAATAGAAACAAACAATACACATaatagtttattaaataaaatactgaaagataaaaaataactagAAATTTCTGAAAGAGTTATAATGTAAGTATCATTATTACAtacttcaaaaataatatttaaaattattttttaactaaaattttaattatctttttaaatacagtataaaaaatatattttaattttcaatttttattaatatcatttcATATACTCTACACaccatcaattaaaatatattattaataaattaaaataatatataaaaaataaagtgtaaaaatactttattaactataatgtaataatatacctcaactattttttaattaaatcgtAAAAATCATTTCACGTCTTTTAGTTCAATTCCAATTATTTAGGCTGTAATAAGATTTTTCATAATATGAGGAAATGTCAtaagatttttatataaatatgacttcaacatttgataattttaaatattcacaattatttttcaaaaaattatttaatacatattttacataaagtaatttattattattaaattatacataaaagcgtaaattgaaaatatattataatgaaaaaataacaaattgtatttaaaaaagtattactctgcttctaaaacaaataacatataACTATATTGGAAATATCAAcatattattatgatatatatatatatatatatatatatatatatatatatatatatatatatacacaaacaaTACACAAgtagtttattataaataattattgaaacatagatatttttaaaacatttataaaacaaCTATCTTTAATacctataaaatattatttaaattaaaaaatttaatcaattttttaattatttttctaaattcaataacaaatttaaatttaaatttttaattgttattaaaattacttttatataacaCTAccacttaaaatatattataactaaaataaaaataatattaatagtaatatgtaaaaatatttttaataatatatttaagtattttaatataataaaataatttaataaacaaaaacaagagGCATAGATTTCAAACtagtttgagaaagaaaaaatattattttgaattttaaaataatattttgaaattttcaactatttaaaaaaacatgaaaattaaatctcacactttttattagttttttttttttctttttacctactatgttcctttctttctttcttttttcgaCAGATTTCTTCCCACTCATCGAATCAATTTTGATCTTAACGTGTGAATAACCTCTAAACCTACATAACACAACCATATTTTTTTCCTCATGAAATAAAAACCTTACTAACATTAATCAAAGTCATAATAATGGTTACGTCTAACACAATTCACAATGTGATGGAAAAAATACCTCATTATATCTACTACCTCTTAATTGGTACGAAAAGTTTTTACattgaattgaataaatttGCTTCAATGAATTAACATATTTCTTACTTTAAAAGGGAATCTTGTATGCAGGGTCTTAggtatattatttaaagtagAGATAACATATGGGATCCATGattattttagaatgaaaaaaaaaataagtttaagatAGTATAACACTTCCTTTAAagtttctttttgaaaaaaaaaagattttttatttctattttttcttttctttatcatttgtaaattaaagaataataattcaaaatcaacATAGAAAATTagtaagtataaaaattattgtgaAATGCAACCAATGAAAATTAATGTGGTAATGGAAGGAAACAGAGGGATGATGAGATAGCAAATTGTAGGACGGTGCTTTCAGTTTTCTCTACCGTCATTGTTATTATCGCTTGCCTTGCTCTAGGACTTTGTGGTGTAAAGTCTTttggataaattaaaaaatataattattttatttttacattacaatatgtatataaaataattaaatgttagaTAAAGAATGAGAgataaaaagcaaataaaattaattaacgcCCATCTTAAATTTAGCTAAAATAATTAACTGACagaattttgttattgtttgattttcctctcgctcttttttttaattaaatttatgctaATATACCTATCAAAGTTAATAGTCATTTATTGGAATAGGTATATTAACAGAAataggtcagattgtcttatattttacaaatatatggtattaatattgattattgggttgaattgcctaaaaatatactgtgTTAATGGTTAATCATTGTATTTGGCTGCCACAagccctataaatatacaattgatgtccaGATAAGAGAACATTGatctatcttaataaaatagtgacctctttatgaaacatatttgACTTGAACgtcagagtgtcttctgcaggtcaCAACCCATCGGAGTGGATTGCGTTCTTGAAGAGGATTGGACGATCGAAAGAGAGCAGAGCACGGAAGGAAGACCGGCCCTCAGACCTATtcaaccgaaacattttggcacccaccgTGGGACCGAGCAACATCCCCATAGAACCGCGAGGAACCAAACGCGCGCTCGGTCTCAACATCGCTACTTTGAATCCGTATAGGTTTTGCATTAAGAgcaaaaaattcaataataaattataatgacatgtcttttgttttcaaaattgtcaGAAAGGTTCAATCCCTTACCGCTTGGTCAGTTGGACCACCCACGTTCAATCTCGTTAGGTTCTAAtgacttttcattataaattataaatcataaaatattgaagcatttaccttattttgtttaatacatattttggtGAGTAAAAGTATCTTGCACAAGAAGGTTCAGTCCTACGTTCAGTCTTGTCAGGTTTTGAtgacttttcattataaattataaattataaaatattgaagcgtttatttattttatttaacgcatttttattgtgagtaaaaatatcttgCACAGGAAGGTTTAGTCTCTTCCAACTTGGTCAGTTGGACCACCTACATTCAACCATGTCAGGTTCTAatgacttttaattataaattataaattataagatattgaagcatttactttatttttgtgagtGAAAATATCTCGCATAGGAAGGTTCAATTTCTTCCTGCTTGGTCAGTTGGACAACCTACGCTCAGCCTTATCAGGTTTCAATGGCTTGGCTCTCATTCGAGCATCAACTGGGCACCTCTACCCTCGTTCAGCATATCTCGAGCGGTGcctatttatattatcatagtCAATGTCTTCATTTACTTTGCAGGTTACAAGACAATAAAGCACCTACAGCTCATCCGTGACACACCTTAATACAAATTCTTCATTTTTGGACTTCAAGCATTTAACCGAAGACTGAACGATCTCGCCTGCCCGGCCATTCGGCTTCATAAcctaaattattttgatattaatttgaTTGGCTACATTTTTCTGACCATTCGAATTCGAATTGCTATTTTCTCTTTAGTGCAGATGACAAGACCCTGCAAACAACTCAGCCAACTAGAGCACACCACTCGGTGATTCTAAAATGAATCTACCTTAACGTAGGGCAGAAGGAGTGATAAAAAGCTCCTCAGTTGCATCGCTCGGTGATTCTAAAACGAATCTACCTCAACCAGGGCGAAAGGAGTGATGAAAAGCTCCTCAGTTGCGTCGCTCGGTGATTCTAAAACGAATTTACCTCAACCTAGGGCGGAAGGAGTGATAAAAAGCTCCTCAGTTGCGCCGCTTGGTGATTCTAAAATGAATCTACCTCAACCCAGGGCGGGGAAGGAGTGACAAAAAGCTCCTCAGTTGCACCGCTCGGTGATTCTATAAACGAATCTACCTCAACCCAGGGCGAAAGGAGTGATAAAAAGCTCCTCAATTGCGTCGCTCGGTGATTCTAAAATGAATGTACCTCAACCTAGGGCGAAAGGAGTAATAAAAAGCTCCTCAGTTGCGCCACTCAATGATTCTAAAACGAATCTACCTCAACCCAGGGCAGAAGGAGTGACAAAAAGCTTCTCAATTACGTCACTCGGTGAGTCTAAAACGAATCCACCTCAACCTAGGGCGGAAGGAGCTTCAACAAAGAACTCCCACAGAATGCAGCTCGGTGATTTCCAAAGAAAACTCCTAGAGTCTGCCACTCGGTGTAGAGAGGAATGAAGACTTAAAGCGCATCGAAAATAGACTCCCTAAATACAATGTGAGTGACCTCTCTTAAGCTCATAATAATCCTTGCGCTCATCTTTCAATAAAGAGCTTGCTTGGGCTTAGGGGACTTAtgtattatatgaaatataccgatcatagttaattgtcatttatgcgCAGTTAGTTGGTATATTAGCAGAAATTAATGAGTCAGATTGTCTTACACTTTacaaatatacaatattaatattgattattgagtttgattgCCTAAGAATATACCGCATTAATGGTTACTCAATGTGATTGACTACCACAgactatataaatatacaattaatgTTCAGATAAAAGAACCTtgattatcttaataaaataacgacctctttatgaaacatattttcCAATTCAACTTAAACactacttatttattttcaaaattcgtTTAAAGTGTCAACAAACATCAAATAttggaaaataattttctattctCTCTTATTATATATTCGTATATTCAGTTTAAGTGCTTAATAACTAGCTTTTAGAACATGAAAAACGAAACTTTTGATATACTTGAAAACAACCcaatcttaaaaattaatagttatttttaaaaaagaagaaattatatAGATCTTATAACCttaaatcttaaataataattttaaagtaattaatattttaaatgtgatATAACTAAGCAGGTATAAAAGtgaatatgttttaaaaacaataaataataaacatattagTAACTATTAACGTGGAGTAATTATCTTAAAAGTAGTTAAACATAACAACGACAAGTTTGGACATGTTTTGGCTTTGAATGTCTAATTACGGAGGCAGCAGAAGGAACATGAGCTTTATGAGCTTTGTAGTTATCGATAGGTCAGATACTATTTCTCATCCATTTATTTCTgttattattaactttatttgttatctCTGTTTAATTTGGGTtgataaaaaaggtaaaacgTGTTACAGGTATATTTAAAATGGGCAGaactaaaattcatttattttactttttatgtctattattctattttttatttgacattatcctcatcaaatacaaattaaaatataataaaaattatttatgtcaGATAATGAATTTGATAGTCATGTTAGTATAATTTTTTGCATAATGATTAATGACCTATGAATTGTTATTGAAAGTGAGTATTCTCACATACTATTAtgattattaagaaaattttgatctaattgaaatttaaaaaaaaagaaaaaagaaatcagttataaagaaaacatacaaaagtaaaaaatgagctgaaaataaataagaccACTTGTTAGTTTGATTGTGCAGTTGCCACAGAGCACAGAGTACAGAGTAAAGAGTTGTTTTGTGTTCACTGCATCGCATTCTCCGCCATCATGCAAGCGCTAAACTCGCTCACTTTCCGCGCTTCTCCCTTGGACCCGCTTCGCGCTCCCAACAATGCCGCCAACAGAAGAGCCGCCGCCTCCAAGCGCGTCTTCTTCGTCTCCGCCACGGCGGCGCCCAAGGTCTCTGCCCCGCAGCGCCAGAAGGACCCCAAGAAGCGCGTGGTGATCACCGGAATGGGCCTCGCGTCTGTGTTCGGCAACGACGTCGAGGGTTATTACGAGAAGCTCCTTGCCGGAGAGAGTGGCATCACCGCCATCGATCGCTTCGACGCGTCCAAGTTTCCCACCCGCTTCGGCGGCCAGATCCGCGGCTTCTCTGCCGAGGGCTACATCGACGGCAAGAACGACCGCCGCCTCGACGACTGTCTCCGTTACTGCATTGTCGCTGGCAAGAAGGCCCTCGAAAGCGCCGACCTCGCCGCGGATAACCTCACTAAGGTCTCTCCTTCTCTCAGATCTATTCTTTTTTCGCATTTCTCGGTTTTTTCTTTCCGAAGACAATTTTGTTTGACAAAATCCTGTTCAGGATACTAAATGTAAACACTTATCCAAATTGTAATTTGCCACGTTATGGGAAACTACTTCCACTATAATATTATTGCAACCTTGTTTAACTTGAATATCTGATTTTCtggttcttcatttttcttatggAAACCCTATTTAACTTGAATTTTTGATTTCTGATTCTGTGTAGCTTGATAAGGAGCGTGCGGGTGTCCTAGTGGGATCCGGAATGGGAGGCCTAACGGTGTTTTCGGACGGTGTTCAGGCTCTGATTGAGAAAGGGCACCGGAAGATAACGCCGTTTTTCATTCCGTATGCCATTACTAACATGGGTTCGGCTTTGCTTGGGATTGACCTCGGGTTCATGGGTCCTAACTATTCTATTTCCACTGCTTGTGCTACCTCCAATTATTGCTTTTATGCTGCGGCGAACCATATACGGAGAGGGGAGGCTGATTTGATGATAGCGGGTGGAACTGAGGCTGCCATCATTCCCATTGGGTTAGGAGGTTTCGTCGCTTGCAGAGCGCTTTCCCAAAGGAATGATGACCCCAAAACTGCTTCAAGGCCGTGGGATCAGGGGCGTGATGGCTTTGTTATGGGTGAAGGTGCTGGAGTTTTGGTATGCTTACGTTCACCTTTTCAATTAACTTTTCCATTAACCcttgtaaagaagaaaaaaaagggggaAATGAATTCAGCATTTGATCTTATAGTagctcatttcattttaatatgtCATTTTCTCACGATGTAATCATTTAAGTACTTATGGAGAAGTTTTTCTGAGTAAAGACTTTGTAAGTATAACTGTAGGatctttatgaatttattaGAGTGGTAAACTACTTAGAAAGTAACAGTATCTTTTTAAGTGTGGTCATTCCCTATTCTCCTATGTAATCTCCTTTCCCTGTGAATGTTGGAGGAAATTGCTATCTTGTATGGGTTTTTGTTCTATGGAAGCTAATTGTTAAATCTTATAAGGTGTACTATAAATTGATAGGTGATGGAGAGCTTGGAACATGCCATGAAGCGAGGCGCTCCTATAATTGCTGAATACTTGGGAGGTGCTGTTAACTGTGATGCTTATCATATGACAGATCCAAGGTCTGATGGACTTGGTGTGTCTTCATGCATTCAGAGCAGCCTTGAAGATGCTGGTGTGTCACCTGAGGAGGTAATATTTTTCTCCTTGTACTACTCTTCTTTTTGaagctaattttttttctttttttccttcaaaaggATAGGTGGTTTCCCTTCTTCAGTTTTTATTATGGtatttttcttcaagaattctCCCTAGTTAACTCTAGCTTTCTGTTATCTTGCGTGCATATTCCATGTGTTATCAATATCTTTGTAGTATGGTAGGGGATGACATAGCATATATATAGAAATGATAAACATTTCTTATGCTGCTATGCAATACTATTTGTAGTAGGCCCCCCAAGATTTTCTTTTCTAGCATTGAGGTTTGGCTAAATGATGACAGAGAGGTTAAACAGTTACTAATACCctattaaataaaacaagatGCTCATTATGCTTATAGAATATTTATCTTATTCAACCATTAACGGGAGTTGGATGGCCTCCCATGAGTCTCAGGGCCGAATGTTTTCCATTTTATAGTTTCTGCTCAGTTTTTTCTCGTGCATTTGGGGTATTGTAGCTGATGTTGCAGAGACCAATAGCATACAGTACCTTTTTGGGTGTATTTTATGTAGTCTGGCCGAGTTTCTATCAACTGCCACTTGAGCCTCCTATTCTGGGAGTTGTGAAGATTAATATGCATAAGGACAGTCGAAGCTCTGGATATGTAGAAGTCaataatgaaatgttgttgtgACTCCTTTAACAAGGATCTTGTGGGTTAGGATCTCGGGATAAGGGTTGGAAGGTGAAAGAAGCAAAGGAGGGCGAAGGAGGGGTCAACGGAACCGACTTCAGCCATCAATGACCTAAATGatggtttcttttttattaaaatatggatTCCGTTTTCTCAACTCTACTAGTACCTTGTAAGCTGAAGTTTCAGACATAGGAGGATAACCTGTATTACGTATTTCAACCAAGAAATTATTTTCTGCTTCTGCAATTAGTCAGCCACTACCTAGGAATCAACAGGATGAAGGAAACCACTAAGCTCAACAAAAGATGGTCTTCAATATTACGATTACCCTAGATGCAATATGTTCTTAGGAAATGGCAGAATCTTCTTTACATTCCTGTAGGAAAAGGTAAACTGCATGGTACCTGTATAACACAAGTTTACCACAAGAATAAAGGGAGTGGAGGCAGAGAATCTATAACACATGAGCAAGGTTATTAAACTCAAGAGTTTGGAAGCTTGTGGAGGCTCCATAAACACAACTAGATTCAATTCATAAACTACGAAGAGTTTTCTAAATgcaaaaattgtataaaaaaactTCAATTTAGCATACAAATAAATTCAGAAAGAACCCAGTTGTAAACAATTTCAGCTTAGACACACAGGATAATCAAGTGGATACTCAAACATTCAGAGTTAATCAAACTTTGCACAGTTCCACCAAGCTAGTGAGTGGAGGCACAACACAAGTCAGCACTATAGGGAATGAGAGAACGTACACCACCACAATTTCCACATGACctaattttaaactttcaatTAGGTTAAGTTCAACTACAATGCACCAATGTTGGGGTACGGTCTTTGGTGGGGGTTGTGATCGTCATAGGCCTGTTGCAGATTCTGGGGTTGGTCATGTTTTACAGAGGTAACCTATTAGGTTGTTTGACCTTGTACCTGCACCAATAATTCAAATGCAGCAGGAACACTAAGCAGGGTTGTTTCTCAATGCCCTTGTATCTACCCGTAAACGTACCAATAATACACACTTGCTATATAACACGGTAGAGAAACCCACCTTTAAACagttatgtgtgtgtgtgtgtcttaaGTGGAAGATTTGAGACTTTTGCTGAAGTTGATAGCCTGGCCTCAAACTTGTGAGTTTAAGCAAtgtacaaatataataaaagatgacTTTGCATGTTATTCAACTTGTTTTTCTAAGAGTTCAAATGGGCTAACTTGCGAATTTGCATCACCTCTTTTTGGTGCTGTCTTCCATTTTGCAATtttcattcatctttttttcttgtaatcaTGGGTATGATTCTGATATTACAGAATTACACTGATATTAGTagcaaaatgataaaatgattaATATACAGCATGTTTAATTATGGTTCACCACAgcacttaatttttttctgaGATTTGGTTCAGTGTCTCTTAGAGTTATACCAAGTTCGAATGTCTGAGAAACACAACTATTAGAACATAAATCAAAGTATGTATCTGAAAGTAAGGCCCTGAGCTGTTGCAACTTACACAAATAATCCTTTAATACACAGTTACTCCCTCAATTTTCCAAGAGAGAGGGGCTTAAGCTACCAATGGAGCTAAAACGAATTTTGTAATGCCATCGTTTTTCTGTCAGTTCTATAAGTTAGTCTTGATGTCtgttatttatatgttttttctgaTTCAGTCATACCATAAATTTGCAAAGTCAAAGTGGGATAATTGCTTCTTTTCAGGTCAACTACATAAACGCACATGCAACTTCCACTCTTGCTGGCGACTTGGCAGAGATTAATGCCATTAAGAAGGTTTTCAAGGACACTTCCGGCATCAAAATTAATGCCACCAAGGTACTACTATCACGCTAGTGGCTTTATTATGCTGGTGACAGCTTTCTGTTTTCTTCTATATTACAGAATGTTATATTGGATTGTTTCATTGTCGGAGAACTGACGTATGTGTTCTTCATTTTGTATCAGTCTATGATAGGACACTGCCTTGGTGCAGCTGGGGGGTTGGAAGCCATTGCCACTGTTAAAGCCATAACAACAGGATGGCTGCATccaacaatcaatcaatttgtacgtttacttcattttttagGGTTAAGATTAATTTGACTGACTGCCAGAACTTTTGTTATTATAAGTTGTTATTTGTCAGtgtttttttatccttttttagCCATGTGGGATCTAATTATTGGTATGGTAAAGTTGTTTctgaaaataattgaaaaaagtaCCTAGGAATTTGCATGTCATTAACTTATTATGAAGATGTGTGAATTATTTCACATATTACACTGGTAATATAGGGATGGTTAGTTTGAGGTCCACGGATTATCTGAACCAGATTCAAGTTAAGATTATGTTAGTCTTAATCATCATCAATCATCCTAGTTTTAAAAAGTCGGGAAGTATTGTTTTATGTTGCCGCGTGACTGGTGGGTTGGGGCAGAAATAGTTGCGGACCTGTGTTTTTAGTCGTTATGATTACCCGCACAAGCAAACagttatgaaaatattatgagGTCCTTGCATTATCCCATTCACATTGTCattcgtttttattttcttgctgCATTGTTTCAATTTTAGAGTTACAATGTGTCTTTGGTCTTGAGTGCAGAACCCAGAACCCGCTGTCGATTTTGATACAGTGGCAAATGTCAAGCAGCAGCATGAAGTCAATGTTGgtaagattttaaataattcaatagcCAATTCCTCCACAGTCCGCTATAATTGGAACATCATGATTGATTCTTTTTGTATTTCAGctatttcaaattcatttgGATTTGGTGGACACAACTCTGTGGTGGCATTCTCTGCTTTCAGGCCCTGATTGCCCAGCTTCGCTTATCTATCTACACTTTATGAGGAACACGGGTTtaagttatttgaaattttgttctctCTAGATCACTGAGGCTGTTTTTTCTGATTGAGCCCATCTCATATAAAAGCCGTAGGCTTGTAGTTCAGTTTGTGCTAATTGTGACTTGACAGTTAGCTATAAGTCTGTTTTAATGAGTAGAAGTTTTTGAATGTAGCTGGAAGGCTTTAGTTTGGAGGTATACAGAAGGATAAAATGCCAAATGAGCAATTCTTCACCATTCTTCCATATTGTTTgagtaaaagatatttttcatcAGCCTTGTATCTAAGATACTTGCTGATTGCTATGAATCTTTGTAGCATCACGGGCTTTATTTCAATCGTTCATGAGTTTCAAAATACTTTACTTTTTATGCATTGCTAAGGTAACAATTGAAGATAAtgctaataaatatttttaaatcaattatcacaaaaataaagtcTTGCCGTTCATAGGCAATGCATGCATCATTTGACTTTATATTTTCTACGTGaacttctaaattatatatcgaatatttatatgttaaatataatgTTGGTTGATTGAGGCAATGTTATTAAGTTGATTCAGTTCGATTGGGGCattgttattaaattgattCAATCCTGTCAAAAGAAAACAGAACAGAAAGTTAAAAgctaaaatatattgaaaagtgaaagtgttagatatattaaatatttatattttatcttctgtttatctgtcattatttttttatatcattatttctaatttgggtttagtttatattatttttattataaatacaatttttatatgtaACTTTTTCACAAAAGAGATTATTCCCATACTTATTTTTCCACTATAgaaacaattgaaaataaaaaataagttaatttttctataaagccgggatttattaatttatgataattatttattctttggtatcacataactttatttattcatgaaagtatatttaatttaattgaagtgTTTTGTAgcacataaatataaattatcaaatactttatatttatttttaatagcaTATATTCAAAAAGTTATAACACGATGTATAACGAGTTGTTTTTAAGATGAAAAGCTTGTCCAATCCAACCCACCTTATATCAGGttggattaaaattttaagctTAGGTCGTTGGATGATtgattatgaattttaaatgattgaaTTTAATAAGGGACATAATAGACTCCATCAATATAGGTGCTTAGAAGTTGCAACAAACACTGagatgtaaattaaaaaatgttgaagtTGTAGACATGTTTCAAAAATCTTAAtccaaaattcttaaaaaaaaaaaaccttatcaataatattattctaaaaaataaaaaaattatttttaacatgatatggaattaaatattttcatgggGACATTTTAATG
This genomic stretch from Vigna radiata var. radiata cultivar VC1973A chromosome 7, Vradiata_ver6, whole genome shotgun sequence harbors:
- the LOC106768835 gene encoding 3-oxoacyl-[acyl-carrier-protein] synthase I, chloroplastic, giving the protein MQALNSLTFRASPLDPLRAPNNAANRRAAASKRVFFVSATAAPKVSAPQRQKDPKKRVVITGMGLASVFGNDVEGYYEKLLAGESGITAIDRFDASKFPTRFGGQIRGFSAEGYIDGKNDRRLDDCLRYCIVAGKKALESADLAADNLTKLDKERAGVLVGSGMGGLTVFSDGVQALIEKGHRKITPFFIPYAITNMGSALLGIDLGFMGPNYSISTACATSNYCFYAAANHIRRGEADLMIAGGTEAAIIPIGLGGFVACRALSQRNDDPKTASRPWDQGRDGFVMGEGAGVLVMESLEHAMKRGAPIIAEYLGGAVNCDAYHMTDPRSDGLGVSSCIQSSLEDAGVSPEEVNYINAHATSTLAGDLAEINAIKKVFKDTSGIKINATKSMIGHCLGAAGGLEAIATVKAITTGWLHPTINQFNPEPAVDFDTVANVKQQHEVNVAISNSFGFGGHNSVVAFSAFRP